Proteins from a single region of Desulfolutivibrio sulfoxidireducens:
- a CDS encoding PAS domain S-box protein, protein MFTNLRTHLVLIALSTLIPAAFLALIENISHREDRMEGLRRETLWAARAVAERQEKVVEVSRRLLKTLAQLPEVREAELPDCVAILKDVVAVQRIYHTIALVDTKGDFVCSPLPVPQGQANVADRPYFKRLLKSRSFEVGEHAMSRTTGKRSIHFAWPILDTHDEVRSALIASYDLSSIGGLPSGTLLPPDTILRVTDRDGVVLYRDPPWEEELGRRVDDEKWALIQGQGQEAARLIDDGRGERLLAARRVNASGQGGDMAVIIEADLEGFCARMNRELALHLAALGGVCLGALCLALYAGKRLVVDRVEHLARVSDRLAAGELSARAAIPGGAGEFGRLAASINAMAEAIDARDKRLGQTLRELERTERNSRSIYENAAEGIFQSTPGGRLLSANPALARLLGFDSPEALIRETHDLAGQVYADPEDRKRFLGILASQGKVSGFVVRFRRRDGELLWCLVNARLARFEPDGEEHLEGFITSINESKLAQERLARSERLFKAIVDNALEGIIVAKNGFFVFVNPMVERMTGVPSEGLLDRPFTDFVHPDDRELVHRHHLARAVGHSAPPVYDFRILAAGGGFLWVMASAVYFEWDGQPASLAMLSDITERKNAERALRQAEARYRDIFENAPVAIFRATPKGRFIVVNPTYAAMAGFGSAREMVEGITDIAAQMYVDPAEREVYKRQLAERGAVRDFEARLKRRDGGMFWASMTSRVVRDETGEIASYDGFLTDVTTRKQAEEALRQARDTLEAQVAARTVALKRANERLMELDRQRATFLSSASHELRTPLTSVLGFAKLARRTFSRHFEPLARDEARLEAKSRIIIDNLAIIEQEGERLTRLVNDLLDINKIEAGRMEWRDTTLDVAEEMAGAAKAMHGAVAAKPGLRFSLRVAADAGRIVADRDRLRQMVLNLLSNAIKYTDKGHVRLGAQSLPDGGLRIRVEDSGVGVAESDRERIFQKFYQGPSVNPDEDKPAGTGLGLAICKNIVEHYGGGIRVESEVGRGSAFVVDFPETIRPRGGRSPGSGAANGVSAM, encoded by the coding sequence GTGTTTACGAACCTGCGCACCCACCTCGTGCTTATCGCCCTGAGTACCCTGATCCCCGCGGCGTTTCTGGCCCTGATCGAAAACATCTCGCACCGTGAAGACCGCATGGAGGGCCTGCGGCGGGAGACCCTATGGGCCGCCCGGGCCGTGGCCGAGCGCCAGGAAAAGGTCGTCGAGGTCAGCCGGCGGTTGCTGAAAACCCTGGCCCAACTGCCCGAGGTGCGCGAGGCCGAGCTGCCGGACTGCGTCGCCATCCTGAAGGATGTCGTCGCGGTCCAGCGCATCTATCATACCATCGCCCTGGTCGACACAAAGGGCGACTTCGTGTGCAGCCCCCTGCCCGTTCCCCAGGGCCAGGCCAACGTGGCGGATCGGCCCTATTTCAAGCGTCTCCTGAAAAGCCGGTCCTTCGAGGTCGGCGAGCACGCCATGAGCCGGACCACGGGGAAGCGGTCCATCCACTTCGCCTGGCCCATCCTCGATACGCACGACGAGGTGCGCTCGGCGCTTATCGCCTCCTACGACCTGTCGAGCATCGGCGGGCTGCCCTCCGGAACCCTGCTGCCGCCGGACACGATTCTGCGGGTCACGGACCGCGACGGGGTGGTCCTGTATCGCGATCCGCCATGGGAAGAGGAACTGGGGCGGCGCGTGGACGACGAGAAATGGGCCCTGATCCAGGGCCAGGGCCAGGAGGCCGCGCGGCTGATCGATGACGGCCGGGGGGAAAGGCTTCTCGCCGCGCGACGCGTCAATGCGAGTGGGCAGGGCGGGGACATGGCCGTGATCATCGAGGCTGACCTTGAGGGCTTTTGCGCCCGGATGAACCGCGAACTCGCTTTGCATCTGGCCGCCCTGGGAGGGGTCTGCCTTGGCGCCCTGTGTCTGGCCCTCTATGCCGGCAAGCGCCTTGTGGTCGACCGGGTGGAGCATCTGGCCCGGGTCTCGGACCGGCTGGCCGCCGGCGAACTCTCGGCCAGGGCGGCCATTCCCGGTGGCGCCGGGGAATTCGGCCGGTTGGCCGCCTCGATCAACGCCATGGCCGAGGCCATCGACGCCAGGGACAAACGGCTGGGCCAGACCCTCCGGGAACTGGAGCGGACCGAGCGCAACTCCCGTTCGATCTATGAGAACGCCGCCGAGGGGATCTTCCAGAGCACCCCGGGCGGACGGCTCCTTTCGGCCAATCCGGCCCTGGCGCGCCTGCTCGGCTTCGATTCCCCCGAGGCCCTGATCCGCGAGACGCATGATCTGGCCGGACAGGTCTATGCCGATCCCGAGGATCGGAAACGGTTTCTGGGCATTCTCGCCAGCCAGGGGAAGGTTTCCGGATTCGTGGTCCGTTTCCGGCGACGCGACGGGGAACTCCTCTGGTGCCTGGTCAACGCCAGGCTGGCCCGCTTCGAGCCGGACGGGGAGGAGCACCTCGAGGGCTTTATCACCAGCATCAACGAGAGCAAGCTGGCCCAGGAGCGGCTTGCCCGGAGCGAGCGGCTTTTCAAGGCCATCGTGGACAACGCCCTCGAGGGCATCATCGTGGCCAAGAACGGCTTTTTCGTCTTCGTCAATCCCATGGTCGAGCGCATGACCGGGGTCCCCAGCGAGGGGCTTCTCGACCGGCCGTTCACCGATTTCGTCCATCCGGATGACCGGGAACTGGTCCATCGCCACCACCTGGCCCGCGCGGTCGGTCACAGCGCGCCACCGGTCTACGACTTCAGAATCCTTGCGGCCGGGGGCGGTTTTTTATGGGTGATGGCCTCCGCCGTATATTTTGAATGGGACGGCCAGCCGGCCTCGCTGGCCATGCTCAGCGACATCACCGAGCGCAAAAACGCCGAGAGGGCCTTGCGCCAGGCCGAGGCCCGCTACCGGGACATCTTCGAGAACGCCCCCGTGGCCATTTTCCGGGCGACTCCCAAGGGGCGGTTCATCGTGGTCAACCCGACCTATGCGGCCATGGCGGGCTTTGGCTCCGCCCGGGAGATGGTCGAGGGCATCACGGATATCGCCGCCCAGATGTATGTCGATCCGGCCGAACGCGAGGTCTACAAGCGTCAATTGGCCGAGCGCGGCGCGGTCCGGGATTTCGAGGCCAGGCTCAAGCGCCGGGACGGCGGCATGTTCTGGGCCTCCATGACCTCCCGCGTGGTCCGGGACGAGACCGGGGAGATCGCGTCCTACGACGGCTTTCTGACCGACGTGACCACGCGCAAACAGGCCGAGGAGGCCTTGCGCCAGGCCCGCGACACCCTCGAGGCCCAGGTGGCCGCCCGCACTGTGGCCCTGAAACGGGCCAACGAGCGCCTCATGGAACTGGATCGGCAACGGGCCACCTTTCTCTCGTCGGCCTCTCACGAACTGCGGACCCCGCTGACCTCGGTCCTGGGGTTCGCCAAGCTTGCCCGGCGCACCTTCAGCCGCCACTTTGAGCCCCTGGCCAGGGACGAGGCCAGACTCGAGGCCAAGTCCAGGATCATCATCGACAATCTGGCCATCATCGAACAGGAGGGGGAGCGCTTGACCAGGCTGGTCAACGATCTTTTGGACATCAACAAGATCGAGGCCGGCCGCATGGAGTGGCGGGACACGACCCTCGACGTGGCCGAGGAGATGGCCGGGGCGGCCAAGGCCATGCACGGGGCTGTGGCCGCCAAGCCGGGCCTGCGCTTCAGCCTGCGCGTGGCCGCGGACGCGGGACGCATCGTGGCCGACCGCGACAGGCTGCGGCAGATGGTGCTCAATTTGTTGTCCAACGCGATCAAGTATACCGACAAGGGACATGTCCGGCTCGGGGCCCAGTCCCTCCCGGACGGCGGTCTGCGCATCCGCGTGGAGGACAGCGGGGTCGGCGTGGCCGAGTCGGACCGGGAACGCATCTTTCAGAAATTCTATCAGGGGCCGTCCGTGAACCCGGATGAGGACAAGCCCGCCGGCACGGGCCTTGGCCTGGCCATCTGCAAGAACATCGTGGAACACTACGGCGGCGGCATCCGGGTGGAGTCGGAAGTGGGACGCGGCAGCGCCTTTGTCGTGGATTTTCCCGAAACCATCAGGCCCCGGGGGGGGCGCTCACCGGGAAGCGGGGCGGCAAACGGCGTGTCGGCCATGTGA
- a CDS encoding cytochrome c biogenesis CcdA family protein, translated as MDQFFLTVNQWMAGGVAIAALGCFLWGVVSVLFSPCHLASIPLIVGYVGGQDESVKSRSAALYAVLFTLGLFITIALVGVACALLGRMLGDVGSWWTILIGLVLVWVSLDMLGVARCAMSGSLMGKIRLKGLSGAFALGLGYGILSGSCTFGFIAPILAVITIQDKLATGLLFILLFGIGHCLPIVVAGSSTAWVRRLLAKSSFHEASGRFRKFAGAMIALLGVYFIIRPFLES; from the coding sequence ATGGATCAGTTCTTTTTGACCGTAAACCAATGGATGGCCGGCGGCGTGGCCATCGCCGCCCTGGGCTGCTTTTTGTGGGGCGTGGTCAGCGTGCTCTTCAGCCCCTGCCATCTGGCCTCCATCCCGCTCATCGTCGGCTATGTCGGCGGCCAGGACGAGTCGGTGAAAAGCCGGAGCGCCGCGCTGTATGCGGTGCTCTTCACCCTGGGGCTTTTCATCACCATCGCCCTGGTCGGCGTGGCGTGCGCGCTTCTGGGCCGGATGCTCGGCGATGTCGGCTCCTGGTGGACGATCCTCATCGGGCTGGTCCTGGTCTGGGTCTCCCTGGACATGCTCGGGGTGGCCCGCTGCGCCATGTCCGGCAGCCTCATGGGCAAAATCCGGCTCAAGGGACTTTCCGGGGCCTTCGCCCTGGGACTGGGATATGGAATATTGTCCGGCTCGTGCACCTTCGGGTTCATCGCCCCCATCCTGGCGGTCATCACCATCCAGGACAAGCTGGCCACGGGCTTGCTTTTCATCCTGCTTTTCGGCATCGGGCACTGCCTGCCCATCGTGGTGGCCGGGAGTTCCACGGCCTGGGTCAGGCGCCTGCTGGCCAAAAGTTCGTTCCATGAGGCCAGCGGACGCTTCCGGAAATTTGCCGGGGCAATGATCGCGCTTCTCGGCGTGTACTTCATCATCCGGCCCTTTCTCGAATCGTGA
- a CDS encoding ABC transporter substrate-binding protein → MKRIFLALVFCLTIPAMADTVTAPIPIGIAVAQTGSVAFFGREQVNGARIAEAMINASGGVNGTNIALVFQDTAGDEATAVNVFQNLITRDKVVAIVGPTLSQQAFAADPIADRAGTPVVAPSNTATGIPGIGPFVCRVSAPMAQVAPHSVKQAMKINPNITKVAVLYAQNDAYSSSETQTFQDAVKGLGLDIATIQTFQTTDTDFTPQVTAVRDTAVDLVVISGLAVDSGNLVRQLRQFGYKGLIVGGNGLNSPNMFPVCGGMCADVLVAQAYSPATVGKDPVNRAFVAAFEQAHHKVPDQFAAQAYTAVQVVAEALARVEKKSGKKITGFELAELRQALNSALRAGSYRTPIGEISITPGGEVEQKDVYVARIAMNPDGTTGTFVLLPE, encoded by the coding sequence ATGAAACGTATTTTCCTGGCCCTGGTATTCTGCCTGACGATCCCGGCCATGGCCGACACCGTGACCGCGCCCATCCCCATCGGCATCGCCGTGGCCCAGACCGGCAGCGTCGCGTTTTTCGGGCGGGAGCAGGTCAACGGGGCCAGGATCGCCGAGGCGATGATCAACGCCTCGGGCGGCGTCAACGGGACGAACATCGCCCTCGTCTTCCAGGACACGGCCGGCGATGAGGCCACAGCGGTCAACGTCTTTCAGAATCTGATCACCCGCGACAAGGTCGTGGCCATCGTCGGTCCCACCCTTTCCCAGCAGGCCTTCGCCGCCGATCCCATCGCCGACAGGGCCGGGACCCCGGTCGTGGCCCCGTCCAACACCGCCACGGGCATTCCCGGGATCGGCCCCTTTGTCTGCCGCGTCTCCGCGCCCATGGCCCAGGTGGCTCCCCACTCGGTCAAACAGGCCATGAAAATCAATCCGAACATCACAAAGGTCGCCGTTTTGTACGCCCAAAACGACGCCTATTCCTCCTCCGAGACCCAAACCTTCCAGGACGCGGTCAAAGGCCTTGGCCTGGACATCGCGACCATACAGACCTTTCAGACCACGGACACGGACTTCACCCCGCAGGTCACCGCCGTGCGCGACACGGCCGTGGACCTGGTGGTCATCTCCGGGTTGGCCGTGGACTCCGGAAATCTGGTCCGGCAACTGCGCCAGTTCGGGTACAAAGGCCTCATCGTCGGCGGCAACGGGCTCAACTCCCCGAACATGTTCCCGGTCTGCGGGGGGATGTGCGCCGACGTCCTGGTGGCCCAGGCCTACAGCCCGGCCACCGTCGGGAAAGACCCGGTCAACAGGGCCTTTGTCGCCGCTTTCGAGCAGGCCCACCACAAGGTTCCGGACCAGTTCGCGGCCCAGGCCTACACGGCGGTCCAGGTCGTGGCCGAGGCTTTGGCCAGGGTTGAAAAAAAGTCCGGCAAAAAAATCACCGGGTTTGAACTGGCCGAACTGCGCCAGGCCCTTAACTCGGCGCTGCGCGCCGGTTCGTACCGGACGCCGATCGGGGAGATCTCCATCACGCCCGGCGGCGAGGTCGAGCAAAAGGATGTCTACGTCGCGCGAATCGCCATGAACCCCGACGGCACAACCGGGACCTTCGTCCTTCTCCCCGAATAA
- a CDS encoding permease translates to MKKCDAKTCACAERAMPMEEIRPRENPRLLKYLAALVPCLAAWWLVYGQLAAVARYLTLDVFGLAPGGHAAEAVEFFLYDTPKVLMLLTLVVFGVGILRSFFTPERTRRVLAGKRESAGNVMAALLGTVTPFCSCSAVPLFIGFVTAGVPLGVTFSFLIAAPMVNEIALVLLYGLLGWKVAALYLVTGLSIAMVAGWVIGKLGLEHQIEDWVRAMRSDPSNVPDARMSFSERIAAGLAAVRDIVGRVWVYVVLGIAVGAGIHGYVPEGFMAQIMGKGAWWSVPVAVLIGIPMYSNAAGIVPVVEALLGKGAALGTVLAFMMAVIALSLPEMVILRKVLKPRLIAVFAGVVGAGILVVGYLFNLLV, encoded by the coding sequence ATGAAGAAATGCGATGCGAAAACATGTGCCTGCGCCGAGCGGGCGATGCCCATGGAAGAAATCCGCCCGCGGGAGAACCCCCGTCTCCTGAAGTACCTGGCGGCGCTCGTGCCGTGCCTGGCCGCGTGGTGGCTGGTGTACGGCCAGTTGGCCGCCGTGGCCAGGTACCTGACCCTGGACGTGTTCGGCCTGGCCCCCGGCGGGCATGCCGCCGAAGCCGTGGAGTTTTTTCTGTACGACACGCCCAAGGTGCTCATGCTCCTGACCCTGGTGGTTTTCGGCGTGGGCATCCTGCGTTCCTTTTTCACGCCGGAGCGCACGCGGCGGGTGTTGGCCGGGAAGCGGGAGTCGGCCGGAAACGTGATGGCCGCGCTCCTGGGGACCGTCACGCCGTTTTGCTCCTGCTCGGCCGTGCCGCTTTTCATCGGCTTCGTCACCGCCGGGGTGCCGCTCGGGGTCACGTTTTCCTTTCTCATCGCCGCGCCCATGGTCAACGAGATCGCTTTGGTGCTGCTTTACGGCCTTCTGGGATGGAAGGTCGCGGCGCTGTACCTGGTCACCGGGCTGTCCATCGCCATGGTCGCCGGGTGGGTGATCGGAAAGCTTGGCCTCGAACATCAGATCGAGGACTGGGTGCGGGCCATGCGCTCGGACCCATCAAACGTCCCCGATGCGAGAATGTCGTTTTCCGAACGGATCGCGGCCGGGCTTGCGGCGGTCAGGGACATCGTGGGTCGGGTCTGGGTGTATGTGGTCCTGGGCATCGCCGTGGGTGCGGGCATCCATGGCTACGTGCCGGAAGGGTTCATGGCCCAGATCATGGGCAAGGGGGCCTGGTGGTCCGTTCCCGTGGCCGTCCTTATCGGCATTCCCATGTATTCCAATGCGGCGGGCATCGTGCCCGTGGTGGAGGCGCTTCTCGGCAAGGGCGCGGCCCTGGGCACGGTTTTGGCCTTCATGATGGCGGTCATCGCCCTGTCGCTTCCCGAGATGGTGATCCTGCGCAAGGTCCTAAAGCCCCGGCTCATCGCCGTCTTTGCCGGGGTTGTCGGCGCGGGCATCCTGGTCGTGGGCTATCTGTTCAACCTTTTGGTGTGA
- a CDS encoding ArsR/SmtB family transcription factor, whose product MFTERARVMKALGHPSRLLIVDELSRGERCVCELTELVGHDISTVSKHLSLLKKSGIVEDEKRGLQVYYRLKTPCVLHFFTCIESVLRAGKE is encoded by the coding sequence ATGTTTACGGAGCGGGCCCGGGTCATGAAAGCCCTGGGGCATCCCTCGCGGCTCTTGATCGTGGACGAACTGTCCCGGGGGGAGCGATGCGTGTGCGAGCTTACGGAACTGGTCGGCCATGACATTTCCACGGTCTCCAAGCACCTGTCGCTGCTGAAAAAAAGCGGCATTGTGGAGGACGAAAAACGGGGCCTGCAAGTCTATTATCGGCTCAAGACGCCGTGCGTGCTGCATTTTTTCACGTGCATCGAGTCCGTGCTCCGGGCCGGGAAGGAATAA
- a CDS encoding putative zinc-binding protein, whose protein sequence is MAGEKSCACSTAPKLIFSCSGGADVGAVADRAARKLTRDGVGKMFCLAGIGGRVSGIVKSTEAACKILAIDGCTLDCAAKTLKEAGFADFVHVRLTDLGCEKGNTPVDDDRVAAVAQQITPLFSE, encoded by the coding sequence ATGGCTGGAGAAAAAAGCTGCGCCTGTTCCACGGCACCCAAACTGATTTTTTCCTGTTCCGGCGGGGCCGACGTGGGGGCCGTGGCCGACCGCGCCGCCCGGAAGCTGACCCGGGACGGCGTGGGCAAGATGTTCTGTCTGGCCGGCATCGGCGGCCGGGTGAGTGGCATCGTCAAGTCCACCGAGGCGGCATGTAAGATCCTGGCCATCGACGGCTGCACCCTGGACTGCGCCGCGAAAACGCTCAAGGAGGCCGGTTTCGCCGATTTCGTCCACGTCCGCCTGACGGACCTGGGCTGCGAAAAGGGCAATACGCCCGTGGACGACGACCGGGTCGCGGCCGTGGCCCAACAGATCACCCCGCTTTTTTCGGAGTAA
- a CDS encoding thioredoxin family protein, translating into MDIKVLGPGCPKCKDVEKLALVVVKESGVAATVEKVSDLKEIMNYGVFSTPAVVIDGEVKSVGKVPSKKEFLAWITPA; encoded by the coding sequence ATGGACATCAAGGTTCTGGGGCCGGGATGCCCCAAATGCAAGGACGTGGAGAAGCTGGCCCTGGTGGTGGTCAAGGAGTCCGGCGTGGCGGCCACTGTGGAGAAGGTCTCTGATTTGAAGGAGATCATGAACTACGGGGTGTTTTCCACCCCGGCCGTGGTCATCGACGGCGAGGTCAAATCCGTGGGCAAGGTTCCGTCGAAGAAGGAATTTCTGGCCTGGATCACGCCGGCGTAA
- a CDS encoding glycosyltransferase family 4 protein produces the protein MKYLFIHQNFPGQFRHLAPALAASPDNAVVAMPLRKMPARDWRGVKLVPYHPERGSTPRVHPWVSDFETKVIRGEACFRAALGLRDRGFSPDVILAHPGWGESLFLKDVWPRARMGIYCEFYYQTKGADVGFDPEFLSVDPGDVCRVRIKNLGNLMHFEAADAAISPTAWQADTFPEPFRRRITVVHDGIDTAALTPNPDVRVLLGGNIVLSRSDEVVTFVNRNLEPYRGCHIFLRALPEILRRRPRARVLIVGADGASYGRPPGEGRTWKEIFVNEVRGAVPDADWARVHFLGRIPYEMFVKVLQLSTVHVYLTYPFVLSWSLLEAMSVGCAIVASDTPPVREAIRHDETGRLVDFFDVAGLARAVDALLDDPGGRDRLGRNARAFVRAGYDLGGVCLPRQMEWVRLLAAGESRA, from the coding sequence GTGAAGTATCTTTTCATCCATCAGAACTTTCCCGGTCAATTCAGGCATCTGGCCCCGGCCCTGGCGGCCTCGCCGGACAACGCCGTGGTGGCCATGCCCCTGCGCAAGATGCCCGCCCGCGACTGGCGGGGGGTCAAGCTCGTCCCCTACCACCCCGAAAGGGGCTCCACGCCGCGGGTGCATCCCTGGGTGAGCGACTTCGAAACCAAGGTGATCCGTGGCGAGGCCTGCTTCCGGGCCGCCCTGGGCCTGCGCGACAGGGGCTTTTCGCCGGATGTGATCCTGGCCCACCCGGGATGGGGCGAGAGCCTGTTTCTCAAGGACGTCTGGCCCAGGGCGAGAATGGGCATATACTGCGAATTCTATTACCAGACAAAGGGGGCGGACGTCGGATTCGACCCTGAGTTTTTATCTGTGGATCCGGGCGACGTCTGCCGCGTGCGCATCAAGAACCTGGGCAACCTGATGCACTTCGAGGCGGCGGACGCGGCCATCTCGCCCACCGCCTGGCAGGCGGACACCTTTCCCGAGCCGTTTCGCCGCCGCATCACCGTGGTCCATGACGGCATCGACACCGCGGCCCTGACGCCCAACCCGGATGTCCGGGTCCTTCTTGGCGGCAACATCGTCCTGTCCAGGTCCGACGAGGTCGTGACCTTCGTCAACCGCAACCTGGAACCCTATCGCGGCTGCCACATCTTTTTGCGCGCGCTCCCGGAAATCCTGCGCCGCCGTCCCCGGGCCAGGGTGCTCATCGTCGGCGCCGACGGCGCGAGCTACGGAAGGCCGCCCGGGGAGGGACGGACGTGGAAGGAGATTTTCGTCAACGAGGTCCGGGGGGCGGTGCCCGACGCCGACTGGGCCCGGGTGCATTTTCTGGGCAGGATTCCCTACGAGATGTTCGTGAAGGTCCTGCAACTCTCCACCGTGCACGTCTATCTGACCTACCCCTTCGTGCTGTCCTGGAGCCTGCTCGAGGCCATGAGCGTGGGCTGCGCCATCGTGGCCAGCGACACCCCGCCGGTTCGGGAGGCGATCCGGCACGACGAGACCGGGCGGCTGGTGGATTTCTTCGACGTGGCCGGACTTGCCCGGGCCGTGGACGCGCTTTTGGACGATCCGGGCGGGCGCGACAGGCTCGGGAGAAACGCCCGGGCCTTTGTCCGGGCCGGGTACGACCTGGGGGGCGTCTGCCTGCCGCGACAGATGGAGTGGGTGCGGCTGCTGGCGGCGGGCGAGAGCCGCGCGTGA
- a CDS encoding rhodanese-like domain-containing protein produces the protein MNRVRRTVVQSGYIIVMAVLCGLMANLLRPGGLPVVQATESAVTLPADSANIALKDAVVLSLSKRAVFLDARSGFEFADGHIQGAVSVPVDDFERIFPGIEKDLAGKDAIITYCDGEHCPLSGELAEKLTSRGVKNVFVLKNGWTLWNNEGLPVEKGQRLESLLGVRDNLRVACAK, from the coding sequence ATGAACCGCGTCCGGCGCACGGTCGTCCAATCGGGTTACATCATCGTGATGGCGGTCCTTTGCGGCCTGATGGCGAACCTGCTGCGCCCGGGCGGCCTGCCGGTGGTCCAGGCAACGGAGAGCGCCGTCACCCTGCCTGCGGACTCCGCGAACATCGCGCTCAAGGATGCCGTCGTGCTCTCCCTGTCCAAGCGGGCGGTGTTTCTGGATGCGCGAAGCGGCTTTGAATTCGCCGACGGCCATATCCAGGGCGCTGTGAGTGTCCCGGTGGACGATTTCGAGCGGATATTCCCCGGCATCGAAAAAGACCTCGCCGGAAAGGACGCGATCATCACCTATTGTGACGGGGAACACTGCCCATTAAGCGGCGAACTGGCTGAAAAGCTCACGTCGCGCGGGGTGAAAAACGTGTTCGTTCTGAAAAACGGCTGGACCCTGTGGAACAACGAGGGGCTTCCGGTGGAGAAGGGCCAGCGTCTGGAGAGCCTTTTGGGCGTTCGTGACAATCTCCGTGTGGCGTGCGCCAAGTGA
- a CDS encoding MauE/DoxX family redox-associated membrane protein: protein MKTVAAALRVLVAGVFLYASHDKILHPADFASIIKDYRLLPDVLVNPAAIILPWLELILGGLLLAGKWLEGALFLVNALLILFWAALVANVFRGIDIGCGCFSTAKDSGGNMMWYIFRDGFFVLLGLATWYFCVFKKRALSPQASDHGRM from the coding sequence GTGAAAACGGTGGCGGCGGCGCTTCGCGTGCTTGTGGCCGGCGTTTTTTTGTACGCCAGCCACGACAAGATCCTGCATCCGGCGGATTTCGCCTCGATCATCAAGGACTACAGACTGTTGCCTGATGTGCTGGTCAATCCGGCGGCCATCATCCTGCCCTGGCTGGAGCTGATCCTGGGGGGGCTGCTTTTGGCCGGGAAATGGCTGGAAGGCGCCCTGTTCCTGGTCAATGCGCTCTTGATCCTCTTCTGGGCCGCCCTGGTCGCGAATGTCTTTCGAGGCATCGACATCGGGTGCGGATGTTTCTCGACGGCCAAGGACAGCGGCGGCAACATGATGTGGTATATTTTTCGGGACGGTTTTTTCGTGCTGCTCGGCCTTGCGACGTGGTACTTTTGCGTGTTCAAAAAGCGAGCGCTTTCCCCCCAGGCGTCCGATCATGGAAGAATGTGA
- a CDS encoding thioredoxin family protein translates to MHTAAARFSKWLLLALMLTGTLFLASCDSAERPKGSVFETELASSRQAAEAAQKNDIQVPVPGMVTMVDLGAKSCIPCKMMTPILEELEKEYTNRAAIVFIDVWKRPDQTPLFGIKAIPTQIFYDKSGKEVRRHEGFMDKQSISDILEKLIKE, encoded by the coding sequence ATGCACACGGCGGCCGCCCGATTTTCAAAATGGCTTCTTCTGGCCCTGATGCTGACGGGGACCCTCTTTCTGGCCTCCTGCGACAGCGCCGAGAGGCCGAAAGGTTCCGTTTTCGAGACGGAACTGGCCTCCTCGCGTCAGGCGGCGGAGGCGGCGCAGAAAAACGACATCCAGGTTCCCGTGCCGGGCATGGTGACCATGGTGGACCTGGGGGCCAAGTCCTGCATTCCGTGCAAGATGATGACCCCGATCCTGGAAGAGCTGGAAAAGGAATACACGAACCGGGCGGCCATCGTGTTCATCGATGTCTGGAAACGGCCGGACCAGACGCCGCTTTTCGGCATAAAGGCCATCCCGACCCAGATCTTTTACGACAAAAGCGGCAAAGAGGTCAGACGGCACGAGGGGTTCATGGACAAACAGTCCATATCGGACATCCTGGAAAAGCTCATCAAGGAATGA